DNA from Candidatus Nanoarchaeia archaeon:
GGCGCAAAAATAGAAAAAAAGGAATTACATGAGAACAGAGCTCTTCGCGAAAGGCTGGTTAAAGGCCGGGACGGGGTAAATTTCATGGGAAAAAGAGTGACTTTCGCAGACGTTTTTGATCCGCTCTATTTCAGATACGGAGGAGGAGAAGTATATTTTGTAAAAGAAGGGTGCCATAACGTACATAATAAAAGAGGATATTCTAAAAACAGAGATAAAATGCAAATGTTGACTCATATAAAAATAGAAGAAGACTATTTCGACAGCGAAGCATTCAATGACGCGCTTCACGAACAAAGCAGGGGGGATTAGAAGGAAGGGAATAATGGGGGCCTCGCTGTTTGAAAACAGGACAGAGCCAGAGCATACAAAACCTTTTTAAACCACCCCTCGCTTCTTTACAGGTATGGAGCCATCAAGCAAGTTCATTAAGGTCAGATGCACAAAATGCAAGAACGAGCAGATTATCTTTGGAAAGGCTTCTACAGAGGTCTTGTGTTTGGTTTGCGGCAAGGTGATAGCAACGCCCGGAGGAGGAAAAACCAAAATCAAGGTCAAGGTGGTTGAAGTCCTGCCATGATTTACACCAAGAAAGGGTATCCTGAAGAGGGAGAGCTTCTTCTCTGTACAGTAAAGAAAGTCCAGCACCACAGCATATTTGTTGAGATTGATGAATACAAGAAGCAGGGAATGATCCACATCTCAGAAGTTGCTCCGGGAAGGATTAGAAATATCCGCGATTTCGTTGTTGAGGGCAAGAAGGTTGTCTGCAAAGTCCTCAGGATCAGCCTGGAGCGCGGCCATATTGACCTCTCGCTCAGAAGGGTAAATGACAACCAGAGGAAGAACAAGGTCAATCAGCTGAAGCTGGAGCAGAAAGCAGAGAAGATTGTAGAATTCGCATGCACCAATGTAAAGGAGAATACCTATGACATATTGCAGAAGATTATGCCGAAAGTGCATGAGAAATACGGCACACTGCATGATTTCTTCCAGAGCGTGGCTGAAGACAAGGACTCGCTGGACGCTCTCAAGCTCAGCCCAAAGCTCGCAAAGGAGCTGCTTTCTGCAATCAAGCAGAGAATCAAGCCGATTGAAGTGGAGATAAAGGGAAAGATGAAGCTCGTGAGCTTTGCGAGTGACGGCATCAGCCAGATAAAAGAGGTCTTCAGGAAGGTGTTTGATGGAAAACAGGGGATACAGGTCATCTATACCGGCGCAGGAACCTATCAGGTGAGCGTGAAGTCAAACGATTACAAGTCTGCAGAGGCAATTCTGACAAAGGCAGTTGACGAAGCCACGAAATACATGGAGAAGCACGTAGGCATTGCAGAATTCAAGCGAGCAGAAGCATGAAGCGGATTCTCTGGTGCAGCAATTGCCAAAAGTACACGATGAAAGAAGTCTGCTCCTGCGGACAAAAAGCGCTTTCTAAAGTCCCTCCAAAGTGGAGCCCTGAGGACAAATATGCAAAATACCGCAGGATTGTGAAAGAGCCTGGATGGAAGGAGAAGGGGCTGGTTTAGAAAAGCTTTTTAAACCTCAATTCTTACAGTTTGCTGTAATGACTGTGATACGTGAAGTAAAGGCCTTAGAGAT
Protein-coding regions in this window:
- a CDS encoding 30S ribosomal protein S27e, whose translation is MEPSSKFIKVRCTKCKNEQIIFGKASTEVLCLVCGKVIATPGGGKTKIKVKVVEVLP
- a CDS encoding S1 RNA-binding domain-containing protein; translation: MIYTKKGYPEEGELLLCTVKKVQHHSIFVEIDEYKKQGMIHISEVAPGRIRNIRDFVVEGKKVVCKVLRISLERGHIDLSLRRVNDNQRKNKVNQLKLEQKAEKIVEFACTNVKENTYDILQKIMPKVHEKYGTLHDFFQSVAEDKDSLDALKLSPKLAKELLSAIKQRIKPIEVEIKGKMKLVSFASDGISQIKEVFRKVFDGKQGIQVIYTGAGTYQVSVKSNDYKSAEAILTKAVDEATKYMEKHVGIAEFKRAEA
- a CDS encoding nucleolar RNA-binding Nop10p family protein codes for the protein MKRILWCSNCQKYTMKEVCSCGQKALSKVPPKWSPEDKYAKYRRIVKEPGWKEKGLV